DNA sequence from the Epinephelus fuscoguttatus linkage group LG2, E.fuscoguttatus.final_Chr_v1 genome:
atctagtgccatctagttccattatatcagACAGAAGGAAGACATCtctatctccaacactcagcaactcataacaaaacaatctagattgataaatagcccTACAAGTGAGAGTAAATTTAtgtctttttgatttttgggtgaactatccctttaaaatcagaagaatgttttatattgaaagAAAAAGAATCATTAATAATGTCCCAGTCAGCCACAACCCTCAATTAATTTCCCCGAAAAAGAAGAAATTAAGTGAGGGTTGAAAAGTTATTGTGAACTGTAATATGTCACTAAAAATATTACTCTAGTCCTCCAATCTTTCCTCTGTGAAATACTGTCCTTATTGAGACAGACGATTAATCTGACTATCAACACTCCCACCTAGTGGCTTCAGTCATCTGCTGCCACATGAAATCAAAGCCCCCACAAACCCTCATCAGAAACACTCAGCATCGGGTTAATACTGTAATTCAGTTTAAATTTTGGTTTGAAAGTGGAGTAAGGGAAGTAAAATCTGTTAAATATCAATTTAAATGGTGCACTGACAACAGGTTCAACTGGCACCAACACATAAAGGTTGATCACACATTTCATCCCCAGTGATTACACACTGCCCTTATGAACATATTAGTGTATTTAGTACATTTCAATTCATGATTAATGTACCTAAAGTGTGGTTTTTCTGACATAGTATTAAACATAGTGTACTATATATAACAGATATGTGCAGTTAACCATGCTATTTTGAGACACAAATAACCTGCAATTAAGTGAATCAATGTGATAGTTTTAACATGTAAATTATATGGTCTAATATTGTATAGACACCAATGATTATATTGTGTGTTATTATACAGGAAATATTGGTTTAAAATACTTTGAATATGTATATATTGTTAAAGAGAGAGTAATTAGAGTAAACTCAAGTTGTATTTAAAGAACAGCTCCATCAAGTAGAATCAACTTTTGcacaacacaaacaagcacGCAGAAAATTCCTCTTTTATCTTTACTCTGATCAAGtttacacaacaaacaacagagtCATCTCCCATGAGATTAATAAGGCACAAAATAATATATGTAGGTCTACATACAAAAAGACAGTTGATGTTTCTGTAGCGTatgaacaaattattttttacacaTTATAATGCACCAGGAGGTATtctgacaacaaacaaaaacaaaaatatgcatTAACAACACTGGAGTGAAAGCTGTGGCATTCCTTTTGGGAACAGTTATCAGTTGCATTAGTCTTAGTCAgacttttaacaaaaaaaaaaaaaagttgataatTTCCACATCTGCCCAAAATATGATGAAGTGGCACTGGCAAAACTGTTGTTGCTGACATGCACAAGTTTTTCTTGACAACCAACTCACACCTTCCAACTTCCTCCTATTTCTTGTGATGAGGAAACAATCTGATCTTCACATGACTGACTTCTAACTGAACAAGACACCATTTACAACTATGATTTCATACATGGACTCGATATACTGGTTCACTTGGAGTGCAAGCAGGCTGAAAGCACAGATACTGGACCTTTTTAACTGCCTGCTATACTGTttgaaatgtattgttttttacTTATTCCTCAGTTTACACCTGCTTTGTTTACTCTACATATATAACACGTATGGACAACGTACAATACAAGTTTTGGCTCTCGGCCTGCACCATAGCTTAAGACTGAATTAATGTACCCAATGTGCCATACTGTGGTTTCCTGCTTGGTTTGATTTCTATCTTGTACCTCTCTTTGTGCTGATATTAAAAGCTTCTGTATCGTCTGAAATCAAAACTGAGAAATAAAAGCACTGTACATGGAGAAAGTGTTTCAAAGAAGCAGTACAGATAATGTgtcaaaacagaacaaactggAACAAAGGTcaacatcatgtaaacaacagTGATCAGCTTGTTTTAACAGTTGGTtgtttaaagtcattttaaagccaTGTTTAATTCAAATTCCCATTTGTGAAGATAAtcactgactgtgtttacatgcacaaaatattcagtttttttgcccttattctgaaaaacacagtaTAGCTACTGAGCtgttacatggctaatgaaaatgaatattccactaatattctcgtttacatgcagccgtgcataTTTCGATTAACGTGCCAtaaccaagcggcaacctctggggctgaaaaatgaagccgacATAAGTTTTTTGAATGGCTGCTTGAGttaatccccatagactcccatgttaaaatgcaatttaacagcagaaataaacatgcttacagcctggtacaaaaaaggttttggtctctatagcaaatttcaacattcatgacaactgtacagggagtGTATGTTTTTTAATAACTCACGCGCTTatattttatcaaggcttagagttacacataattaagggcgggctgctttgactgacaggctgtctgcctcTAGTGTCCTCagcctctcagtcagatccagccCTCGCTCCGccacagtgccagcctcttgcccaaatatggtcacttctggctccaaaaaaaacaagatggcgacagcctaAGTGCCAAACCTTGAAGCCTCAAAGGAGTCCACAGACTAATGGGCGACGGCAGGGtttgaaattaactttttgttcCACCTAccactgtggctggtggattcCACACTCTACCAGCCACTTAGTAGACTACCgttgttttttttggctggtgaatGAGGCAAATCTAGCAGCGACTTGCCTATTTTACCATCATTTGGCGGGTGGCTGGAGCTAATTTCAACCCTCGGTGTCGTTATAGAGGCTACGCCGATCAGTTTTAGGGTCTATGGCCCCAACATGCTGTTTATCAtatcaaaatatgaaaaaaaatggaagcGCTAGAGTCGCTCGTCCTATTTTGCATCTTTCCACTGGTTGACcgtgtgaacacagcctccctctttcattccaccaaccaccttcttgaaaagttAGGTGTTGCAATATTTGTGCATATAAAAAAACTGTTCATATCAAATACTTTCATAATATTTAAAAGTAGGAGTGTTTCTTCTTCTGACCTGAAAtgtgggcatgcatctctaccctaGCCCTGCAAACTTTTGATTTGTGTTCACTGTATCCATGAAAGCACACAGAGCTGACcataaacaggcaagaggctgtgtgttgcaaactgcagtaaaaaccccaACTGAGACACACATTACATGTCTTATACAAGTCGGAAAATGCTTCATTCAGAAATAGCCGTAATTCGAAACATCcaaacagaatatgctgtttacatgatcCATACCATATTCTGAATTCTGTCATGTTCAGAATAACAGTGAAATATTagcgtgcatgtaaacacagtcactgaTTCATGATTGGAAAAGTGCAAACAGTGTAAAAATAAGTTCCACATTTTTCCCGTCATTGCCATTCTTTGTTTTAGCATGCAGCTTCTCAAGGCATCAGGAAGTCAGTTTACATTTACACTAATTTACTGgacaaatgaatgaaatgttgaTATTCTAGTTTATAATGAGAAATAAAAGCAGCCTAATTCCGGAAACTACATCTAAAAGCATTGCACTAAAATGCCAGTGAATAAACACCAAGAATAACAATTCAAATATACCAGCCATGCAGCTGAGCCTGTAGTAAAGAAGGTACCGTATAAAGTACTTCAACAAAAGGACAAAGAGTGCTTTTTGGAAAGAGAAGCTTCCCATTTGACTTcagataaaatgtaaacatgaaaGATGTGTAGTTACTGATACACTGGCATGCTTACAGGGCATCATATACACACAACATGGCCCTTTGTTTCCAGTGGTTTCCTCAATAGTGTCAAAGGTCAGTgactctggtttgttttttctgcaggTCCAGAGCATGTTTCAAAACAACATTCAGTGATAATGAGGGGACTCATTGATAAGACACTTCTTTCCCCTGTGATTCTTCAAAGTTAGCATAGCAGTAAATGGCACCTGTTTACATAAAatcctcttaaaaagaaatgGCATATACATAAATCATCCAAACTCCTCCTTTTTTAAAAGTATATGAAGCATAATAAAACGTTGTCATGCTCCCTTTGACATTAAAAACTCCAGAGTTGGGTGTAACAGTGCGGCAATAAACCTTCTTCTTATCTGTTAAAGATTGTCTTTCTGTACAAAGTCAAGTCTCAGTGAGCTGCGGTAGTTGCCACAAAGCATCCAGGTCACAAACGACGACCGGCCTCAGCCCATAAACGTCAGAGATGCCATGATGCTGAAGCCCAGCAGAATGAAGAGCACCTTGAGAAGCTGCTTCCCGGGAGAGTTGAGCTCGTGTGGGAGGATCTCCAGGAAGGTGATGTAGATAAACGTCCCTGCAGCAAGCCCCTCCAGGATGGCCTGGACCAGCTCTCCAGCTTCCAGCTGAGCCTCCATCACACTGATGCCGATGGCGATGCCTATAGGCGACATCATGGCGAACACTCCGATGTAAGCAGCCACCCACAGTGGAGCAACTGCGCTCTGGACCAGCTTTACCGACAGGCTGAACACTATGATGCTCTTGTGGACAAGTATGGCGATGCAGATCTCTAATACCTGGAGAAGACAAAGAGGTGTTATGGTTATTTCTGCCTCCTTCAATAGCTTCTATATAAACACAAATAATCCATCCAGTCATCCATTTTCACCcacttatctggggccgggtcaTGAGGGCAGAAGgctgggacgtgcccagaacacatCTAATGGGAGGCGCCCTGGAGGCATCCTGGTCatatgcccgaaccacctcagctACTCCTTTTGATGTGACAGAGCAGCGGCTCTATtacgagctccctccagatgtttgagctcctcaccctatctctaagactgaacccagccaccccacagaggaaactcattttggccgcttgtatctgcgatctaaTTCTTTCCgccactacccaaagctcatgaccataggtgagggctgggatgtagatggaccaataaattgaaagcttcgccttccagctcagctccctcttcaccacaacaatCCAGCATAGTGCCCGCATCACGCCACAATCCAAATAATAtcaaatgttaatgtttttgaaTATAAAGGCTGTGTTAAATAGGACAGGGCAATATGACAATATATTGTACAATATAATATAGATGTGAAGATTTTTGCTGTGCTGTTTATAGCATGATAACTGTGTCtaagcaacttggtaagaaatgtccaagaaacaaaaataaataactaaaataaaataaataaataaatattttaaataaataaatcaaataaaattatttttaaaaactatgGGGGGAAAAGCTAGGGAAAACTATACTCtagattattatattattattacattttaatattattttccagaattattctcatttttaagcactctttccTGGTCATTTccttaattgtttgtttttaactttcttcctttctttctttcttttttttttttttttaaactaattttcttgtttgtaattttctctttttctaatGTCTTGGTAaattttttgatcattttttctttcattacTCATTGCATCCTTCCCATGTTTTAAAAGAGATATGCAATTTGGTTGCAACTTGTTTTATCTGAGTGATGTCTGCTTTATTATGTCTCATTCATAGTTTATTGTTTGATTGTTCTAACCTATATTACTGTTCTTTGACCCCTTAGTGTTTTATATTCAACCAATACACTCACAGTCTAAACAGAGAAGTTTtccagctgaacacacacataacacaattACATGTAGATGAAAAGTCCTGAGGGAACACTGATAGTTTTCTCGGACTGCAGGCTGTCTTGTGACCAGAAGACACAGATCTGACTCTCATGACAGCGAGATTCCTTTCCTGTCAAAGCGTCCTGAAGCTATAAACTGAAACGCTGCTTTCTTCTGGCAACATGAGAGTGCTGTGAATATGATTCCAACTTTATTTGTGCAGCACTTTTCTGAGAAAATATGGATATCAACAATGCTGGATTTAAAATGCTTcaaaagtagttttgttgcacAAAGCAAAATCTCCTCTTACCTTTGAGTCAGTGCTCTGCAGGCCGATAGCAAGACCCTCGAACACCGAGtggagtgagagggagaggaagagcaTGAAGGAGCGAAAGGGGGAATGAGCCTGAAAGTCAACATGGACATGGTGGCTGCTGCTCTCCAGATCAGGGCTTGTGCCATGGCCGTGTCCATGCCCGTGCCCACTTCTGTTGTCCTGTATGAGGGGTGCCCTCTCCTCGTGAGACCCTGCCCTCTCCCGACAGTTCAGGACAAGCCTCTCCAATATGAGGACGGTGAAGAAGCCGGCAGCCATGATGAATTCTGGGAGGGGAAAATTGctctgttcgagaccaacaccAAAAGAAAGTCAAGAATTAGGACACAGAGATTGTaaacagttactgcacttgCTTTAGATGTAACATTTTTAGACATCCCCTCTTTGATGACTGATCCTGTGCATAGTGTACTgtaatctgttttatttttgaagaaTACAGTTACTGCAAAGATTTATAGTGTCTGCCGATGACTGGCTTTTTTTTGGACAAtcaagtaaaaacactgaactggTTCCAGGTCCTCAAatgtgttgctttgttttttatcagttttCTATAATTGTGAATTGAACacttttggattttggactaCTGGTTATACAAAATGAATCATCTGAAGGGGTCAACTTGGGCTCTAAGAAATTAATATGTGCATTTTTTACTACtttcttacattttacacaCTAAATGATTAAtagattagaaaaaaaatacaataaatacagGGCTCAACAGTAACAGTTCCCATTGGCTCCCATTTCGAGGGACcactttttaatatatataaaaaataggGACAGCAAACAGCAAtaacaccaaaaataaatatttttatgatcaacaggaaggcaatccaggcactccgaaaaaatatagaaaaacaaggaaggaaatattaaaaagcctttactGTAGCggctaaatcattaaaagagacAATATTTCGACCACTGCAGGTCTTTGTCAGGGCTTTAAaaccatttttcttttaaatattttatatgtttGTTGCACTAGTGATAATTAAATTATGCTGTTACAGTCAGAACTGGAACCAGACAACGCTGCATATACTTTGGTGTGTTTACTTGTGTGTGCCCA
Encoded proteins:
- the slc39a1 gene encoding zinc transporter ZIP1 is translated as MDFLLQVKIGALIGLLLLTLLFGFIPARVKWFRDTNGTETHRTVLSLISCFAGGVFLAACLLDIIPDYLSDINAALDSQKVESNFPLPEFIMAAGFFTVLILERLVLNCRERAGSHEERAPLIQDNRSGHGHGHGHGTSPDLESSSHHVHVDFQAHSPFRSFMLFLSLSLHSVFEGLAIGLQSTDSKVLEICIAILVHKSIIVFSLSVKLVQSAVAPLWVAAYIGVFAMMSPIGIAIGISVMEAQLEAGELVQAILEGLAAGTFIYITFLEILPHELNSPGKQLLKVLFILLGFSIMASLTFMG